Below is a genomic region from Pyrinomonadaceae bacterium.
GCATGAATGCGAGATAGTACGGTTCGTTCGGATCGAGCTTGTGCAGCTCTAAAGTCTGCTTGACGTCGTGCAGGTCCACGAACTTGTCGACCACACCATCTGAGTCGCAGGTGATATCGCAGAGCGTGGCAAATTCAGTCGGCGGCTTGTTCAGCATCTGAATGGGCACGATGGGAAACAGCTGATCCAACGCCCAGTGATCGGGAACGGACTTAAAAACGGAAAAGTTCGTCAGGTATTTCGCGCACAACAGCCGGCGCAGTTCGCCGAATTCTTCAGGAACGTATTTCGATTGCTGCGCGTATCGATCCGCGCGCTCGCAGACGTCCCAGAAAAGCACCTCGCCTTTCGCGCGGTCTTCCAGCGAAATCAAACCGAGGTTGAACATCGTGAACAGTTCTTCCCGATGCTCGAGGGCGTCGTGGTAGTACTCTCGATAGTTTTTGATCGTGATCGTTTCGCGCAGATCGGCGAGTTCAATCACCACCTGGGGATCGTCTTCTTCGATTTCGATCGGCGTGATGTCTTCGACCACCGTTTCGATTTCGTCGAGCACGTTGGTCACGAGAATCGCGTGGTAAGCCGAAAGAAAACGGCCTGACTCCTGGATGATCGTCGGATGCGGCACGTTTTCGTCTTCGCAGACCTGCTTGATCGTGTAAATGACGTCGTTCGCAAATTCCTGGGCCGTGTAATTCGCCGATGAATCGAACGCCGTTTTCGAGCCGTCGTAATCCACGGCCATGCCGCCGCCCACGTCCAGCAGCTCAACCGGCACTTTCATTTGGAAGACCTTCGCGTACACGCGCGCGGCTTCCTTCATCGCGTTCTTGATCCGCTTGATGTCGGTGAGCTGCGAACCGATGTGAAAGTGCAGCAGCTTCAGCATGTCGATGCGGTCGGCTTCCTTTAGCCGATTGATAACTTCGAGCAGCTCAGTCGTGGTCAATCCGAACTTCGCCGCTTCGCCGCCTGATTTTTCCCAGCGCCCTGAGCCCTTCGAATAGAGCTTCACGCGCATGCCGATGATCGGCGAGTTGCCTTCATGGGTTTCGGCGATCCTGAGAATGTGATCGAGCTCGCTCAGTTTCTCGATGACTATGACCACCCGCTTGCCCGACTTCGCGCTGCCGAACGCCAACTGGATGAACTCTTCGTCTTTGAAACCATTGAGCACGAGTAGGCTGTCCGGCGATTGCTCGAGCGCCATCGCCGCATACAACTCAGCTTTCGACCCCGCTTCGAGGCCAAAGTCGTAACGCGATCCTTCGCGCAGGTACTCTTCGACGACCGCACGTTGCTGGTTCACCTTCATTGGATACACGCACATGTGCGCGCCCTGGTACTCAAATTCGCGAATTGATTTGCTGAAGGCGCGTTGCAGCTTGCGCACTTGCCCGGCGACCAGTTGGGGAAACCGCAGCAGCACGGGCGCGGAAATTCCTCTGCGCGTCAGATCCTCGATGATCTCGCGCACGTCCGCCGCGCGGGGATCGCCTTCGGCGGGCCGGACAATCAAATTTCCTTTGCGATTTACGTCGAAGTAGCCTGCGCCCCAATTCTCTATTCCGTAGGTTTCGACGGTCTGTTCGATAGCTGTGGTCAACTAGCGGTTTCTCCCTGGAGTTCTCTTTAACGCGTTTGTCCGCGCAACAATCCCGACGGTCGGGACTGCATTTCCGAGCGGATATGTTGGGGTTGGAACCTTAAGCGGAAAATTTAACAGAAAACGGGGGGTCGGTCTATAACTTTTTTCCGCCACTAGTGTGTTGTTTTCTTCGCTAAATGCAAAAACTCGTATGTTTTGCCGAAGACATGTCAGCGCGAACCATAATCTGTAGTCCGCAAATA
It encodes:
- the speA gene encoding biosynthetic arginine decarboxylase encodes the protein MTTAIEQTVETYGIENWGAGYFDVNRKGNLIVRPAEGDPRAADVREIIEDLTRRGISAPVLLRFPQLVAGQVRKLQRAFSKSIREFEYQGAHMCVYPMKVNQQRAVVEEYLREGSRYDFGLEAGSKAELYAAMALEQSPDSLLVLNGFKDEEFIQLAFGSAKSGKRVVIVIEKLSELDHILRIAETHEGNSPIIGMRVKLYSKGSGRWEKSGGEAAKFGLTTTELLEVINRLKEADRIDMLKLLHFHIGSQLTDIKRIKNAMKEAARVYAKVFQMKVPVELLDVGGGMAVDYDGSKTAFDSSANYTAQEFANDVIYTIKQVCEDENVPHPTIIQESGRFLSAYHAILVTNVLDEIETVVEDITPIEIEEDDPQVVIELADLRETITIKNYREYYHDALEHREELFTMFNLGLISLEDRAKGEVLFWDVCERADRYAQQSKYVPEEFGELRRLLCAKYLTNFSVFKSVPDHWALDQLFPIVPIQMLNKPPTEFATLCDITCDSDGVVDKFVDLHDVKQTLELHKLDPNEPYYLAFMLVGAYQEVMGNNHNLFGTPNEAQIHIDEEGYLIKKVIRGTTVGEAAGRARYERGLLHDGFRRQVTQRIKDGELSEAEGAELVDFYESRFDAYTYVAVNGNRNKGRRRHDY